A genome region from Lytechinus pictus isolate F3 Inbred chromosome 16, Lp3.0, whole genome shotgun sequence includes the following:
- the LOC129278632 gene encoding carbohydrate sulfotransferase 15-like encodes MAVSFELVLVVRKFAPLGEVFQRTHALTFVSLCSTLFYFGFYNRSVFQDFFARTEVDDYQAVNEIRIRQTLDKASVSSWSYDAERLRDAPESSLKNLAPQLFEALPQPFSPKFRNPCWDVRKKPRQCLPYFYLIGMPKCGTTDLWNKLIRHPYIADTKKEPHWWSRIRMGRGNANHTKLNSNPISYYTRFARIVVNYTRVYDRNISKVIIGDGSASTMWDNRYWRYFYPNATHGPAHVNGELIVTIQPDARAIAILRNPSDRLYSDYLYFTPASTLTPQHFHERVRTSIEKFHECTKRLDVRTCTYDTSNLKDFVRLEVGLYSVYIRDWLSFFPRKRIKVIRIDEWHRQCAKTLRELYEFLAIEPLRIPALIKICQDDAENTRSPDKLSLGPMLPETQQLLDEFYAPFNRELARMLGDERYLWDDRGPGSSEESVP; translated from the exons ATGGCGGTGAGCTTTGAACTTGTTTTAGTTGTCAGAAAGTTTGCGCCTCTTGGTGAGGTTTTCCAG aGGACACATGCCCTGACCTTCGTCTCCCTATGTAGTACACTGTTCTATTTCGGCTTCTACAACCGCTCCGTCTTTCAGGACTTTTTCGCCCGTACCGAGGTCGACGACTACCAAGCGGTGAACGAGATAAGGATAAGACAAACCTTAGACAAGGCTTCGGTGTCGTCGTGGAGTTATGACGCTGAGAGACTGAGGGATGCGCCGGAAAGTAGTTTGAAAAATCTTGCACCTCAG CTATTCGAGGCCCTTCCGCAGCCATTTTCCCCCAAGTTTAGGAATCCATGCTGGGACGTCCGCAAGAAACCGAGGCAGTGTCTACCTTATTTCTATCTCATCGGGATGCCCAAGTGCGGCACCACGGATCTGTGGAATAAATTAATCCGCCATCCCTACATCGCTGACACCAAGAAGGAACCCCATTGGTGGAGTAGGATTAGAATGG GTCGAGGCAATGCGAACCACACAAAGTTAAACTCCAATCCCATCTCATACTACACTCGATTTGCCAGAATAGTTGTCAACTACACAAGGGTGTATGATCGCAACATAAGCAAGGTTATCATTG GTGATGGGTCTGCTTCTACCATGTGGGATAACCGATATTGGAGGTATTTTTATCCTAACGCTACCCATGGCCCCGCCCATGTCAACGGAGAGTTGATTGTAACGATCCAACCAGATGCAAGGGCGATAGCTATCCTGAGAAACCCCTCAGACAG GTTATACTCTGACTACCTCTATTTCACACCTGCAAGTACGCTAACACCTCAACACTTCCACGAAAGAGTGCGAACAAGTATAGAGAAGTTCCATGAATGTACAAAAAGATTAGATGTCCGTACGTGCACGTACGATACCAGTAACTTAAAGGACTTTGTG agATTAGAAGTCGGTCTATACAGTGTCTACATTCGAGACTGGTTATCATTCTTCCCAAGGAAGAGAATAAAAGTAATCCGGATCGATGAATGGCATCGGCAGTGCGCTAAAACACTGAGAGAACTTTATGAATTCTTAGCCATAG AACCACTTCGAATTCCAGCATTAATCAAGATATGTCAAGACGATGCGGAAAACACTCGCTCTCCAGACAAACTAAGCCTTGGTCCAATGCTTCCCGAGACGCAACAATTACTTGATGAATTTTACGCTCCTTTTAATCGTGAACTTGCACGAATGCTGGGCGACGAGCGGTATTTATGGGACGACAGGGGGCCTGGCAGCAGCGAGGAGTCCGTGCCTTGA